In Virgibacillus sp. NKC19-16, a single genomic region encodes these proteins:
- a CDS encoding sodium:solute symporter family protein — protein MFSGNERIILSVIVVVYFIFLFVLALYINRKTKTYEDYNVAGRSVSIFPIILTFIGTGVGGSTLLGYMENGYSLGMGEQWIHISMFLCVIIFASFLLRRIRSLGENHNMVTVGDYTSLRYGNQARIPTVISILFSYCAMTGMQFVAIATILNLTIGLNVTLGIFIGWVLLTFKTYFGGLKTVIWQDVIHGTILTLGFIALFITVVISTGGWDTISENASSVNQENMLSVMNIDPSEIFIYLLTLGVFQFIRQDLWQRVWAAKNVKTAMNGYWVSMIIAVLIGAFAVAIGVFSRFGLRLENIDPVNIYYGVVGDVFPFSLVVVMVIVLLAAVISSADSFLLAGSSSIVNDIIRPNFKHLDNKKMLIYSKISVLIVSIVALVLALAIPGLVNLMVTGTAMSVSGLLAPVMFGLFWKKVTKAAGIASMWGGLVAAVIWQILGHPFGLHPIFIGLPLSIAILLIVTFLTRHNNQNAALTMK, from the coding sequence ATGTTTAGTGGAAATGAACGAATTATATTATCAGTCATTGTCGTTGTTTATTTTATTTTTCTATTTGTGTTGGCATTATATATAAACCGGAAAACGAAAACGTATGAAGATTATAATGTTGCCGGCAGATCTGTCTCAATTTTTCCTATAATTTTAACATTTATTGGAACTGGCGTTGGCGGATCAACATTATTAGGTTATATGGAGAATGGTTATAGCTTAGGAATGGGAGAGCAGTGGATACATATCTCGATGTTCCTTTGTGTCATTATTTTTGCATCATTTTTGCTCAGGCGGATCAGAAGCCTGGGGGAAAATCATAACATGGTCACGGTGGGTGACTATACTTCCTTGCGTTATGGTAATCAAGCTCGTATTCCGACTGTTATTAGTATATTATTTTCCTATTGTGCCATGACCGGTATGCAGTTTGTTGCTATTGCCACGATACTGAATTTGACAATCGGGTTAAATGTGACTTTGGGAATTTTTATCGGCTGGGTATTGTTGACATTTAAAACTTATTTTGGCGGACTGAAGACTGTTATTTGGCAGGACGTTATTCACGGAACAATTCTAACATTGGGCTTCATCGCCTTGTTTATAACAGTGGTGATATCCACCGGGGGATGGGATACAATTTCAGAAAACGCCAGCTCCGTTAATCAAGAAAATATGCTCAGCGTGATGAATATTGACCCAAGTGAAATATTCATATATCTCTTGACGTTAGGCGTTTTTCAATTTATTAGACAAGATCTTTGGCAGCGTGTTTGGGCAGCCAAAAATGTAAAAACCGCAATGAATGGATATTGGGTTTCGATGATCATTGCTGTTTTAATAGGTGCATTTGCTGTTGCAATCGGTGTGTTCAGCAGATTCGGTTTACGACTGGAAAATATTGATCCAGTAAACATTTATTACGGTGTTGTTGGGGATGTTTTTCCGTTCTCTTTAGTGGTTGTGATGGTTATTGTGTTATTGGCGGCCGTTATATCTAGTGCGGACTCCTTTCTTTTAGCGGGGTCATCCTCTATCGTAAACGATATTATCAGGCCAAACTTCAAACATCTTGATAATAAAAAAATGCTTATTTACAGTAAGATTTCCGTTTTAATCGTATCCATTGTTGCCCTTGTGTTAGCATTGGCAATTCCTGGATTGGTTAACCTGATGGTAACTGGAACGGCGATGTCTGTCTCAGGTCTATTAGCACCAGTAATGTTTGGTTTATTTTGGAAAAAGGTGACCAAAGCTGCTGGTATTGCTTCCATGTGGGGAGGTCTGGTCGCAGCAGTCATTTGGCAGATTTTAGGCCATCCTTTTGGTTTACATCCTATTTTTATCGGTTTACCATTATCGATAGCAATACTGCTGATTGTAACGTTTTTAACAAGACATAATAATCAAAACGCAGCGTTAACTATGAAATAA
- a CDS encoding SIR2 family NAD-dependent protein deacylase, whose product MEQMQTHWKALPMESSMSQADFLHQVIEEAEAIVIGIGAGMSAATGFTYVGKRFTDAFPDFIAKYRFYDMLQASVFDFEDAREYWAFKSRFSLLNFFDQPVGKAYVDLRQIISDKNYHIITTNADNAFYAADFDMDKVFRIQGEYGLWQCSEHCHQQTYHDEALIRQMAREQSDMKIPANLVPYCPKCGAVMEVNKRDEVKGMVEDDHFHEQKARYKQFLEENQAKKILFLEIGVGHTTPQFIKHPFQQMTKGNPKSLFVTMNQKDYFTPQAILTQTVRIDEDIASVLHSVAPE is encoded by the coding sequence ATGGAACAAATGCAAACACATTGGAAGGCATTACCGATGGAATCATCCATGTCACAAGCTGATTTTTTACATCAAGTAATAGAAGAAGCTGAGGCAATTGTCATTGGGATTGGTGCAGGCATGTCTGCAGCGACTGGATTTACATATGTAGGGAAAAGATTTACGGACGCTTTTCCCGATTTCATTGCGAAGTATCGCTTCTATGATATGCTGCAAGCAAGTGTCTTTGATTTTGAGGACGCGAGAGAATATTGGGCTTTTAAAAGTCGCTTCAGTTTGTTGAATTTCTTTGATCAGCCAGTTGGAAAGGCATATGTTGATCTGCGCCAAATAATATCGGATAAAAACTATCATATTATTACAACGAATGCTGATAATGCGTTTTATGCGGCCGATTTCGATATGGATAAAGTGTTTCGTATTCAAGGAGAGTACGGGCTATGGCAATGTTCCGAGCATTGTCATCAACAGACGTATCATGATGAAGCCTTAATACGCCAAATGGCAAGGGAACAATCGGATATGAAGATACCTGCAAATTTAGTTCCGTATTGTCCGAAATGTGGAGCTGTTATGGAAGTGAACAAACGTGATGAAGTAAAAGGAATGGTGGAGGATGATCATTTTCATGAGCAGAAAGCGCGTTACAAGCAATTCTTAGAAGAGAACCAAGCGAAGAAAATACTCTTCTTGGAAATTGGGGTTGGGCATACAACGCCGCAATTTATTAAACATCCATTTCAACAAATGACTAAAGGAAATCCTAAATCATTGTTTGTGACAATGAATCAGAAGGATTACTTCACTCCACAAGCGATTCTCACGCAAACAGTAAGAATTGATGAAGATATCGCAAGCGTCTTACATTCAGTGGCACCTGAATAA
- the thiW gene encoding energy coupling factor transporter S component ThiW, translated as MNRTRMLTMMAIFVAIGTIGSIWFPARLLMAYPVQHTVNVMAAVILGTKPAVSVAFMIGLLRVLTGTSSVLAFPGGMIGAFLSGYLYNKFRKYRWAVIGEIIGTGVISSLFSVPFAKLLMGSSVGALFFMPSFLVSSITGSLIGWMIVARVKKISKHHI; from the coding sequence ATGAATCGAACACGAATGTTGACCATGATGGCCATTTTTGTGGCTATTGGAACAATTGGCTCTATTTGGTTTCCAGCACGTCTACTGATGGCGTATCCAGTTCAACATACCGTCAATGTTATGGCAGCTGTTATACTTGGAACAAAGCCAGCTGTAAGTGTTGCATTTATGATTGGGCTGCTCCGTGTTTTGACTGGCACTAGTTCGGTATTGGCTTTTCCTGGGGGAATGATCGGTGCCTTCCTTTCAGGGTATCTTTATAACAAATTTCGCAAATACAGGTGGGCAGTTATTGGAGAAATCATTGGGACCGGGGTCATTTCCTCATTATTTTCCGTTCCTTTTGCTAAGCTGCTAATGGGAAGTTCAGTTGGAGCCCTTTTTTTCATGCCGTCATTTTTGGTTAGTAGTATAACAGGTTCATTAATAGGGTGGATGATTGTTGCAAGAGTTAAAAAAATAAGCAAACATCACATTTAA
- a CDS encoding glycine cleavage system protein H codes for MKKRGEYLFIEKNGDDYTLSMTPELQDDIGTVGFVEYIVADTDTLEAGDTILNLEASKTVLELASPLAGKIVKRNEALISEPALLNSAKAEDNWMVTLTDVDEEAFNQLEGVTRYFSEQE; via the coding sequence ATGAAAAAGCGTGGCGAATATTTATTTATTGAAAAAAATGGTGATGATTATACGTTAAGTATGACGCCAGAGTTACAAGATGATATTGGTACAGTTGGCTTTGTTGAATACATAGTTGCTGATACTGATACCCTTGAAGCAGGTGATACCATTTTAAATTTAGAAGCTTCGAAAACGGTTCTTGAATTGGCTTCCCCGTTGGCTGGTAAAATTGTTAAGCGAAATGAAGCATTAATAAGTGAACCAGCACTGTTGAATTCAGCGAAAGCAGAAGATAATTGGATGGTTACATTAACGGATGTTGATGAAGAGGCGTTTAACCAATTAGAAGGAGTTACAAGATACTTTTCAGAACAGGAGTAG
- a CDS encoding NADH-dependent flavin oxidoreductase — MKTTEQYRPLFETITLPNGIELDNRFVLSPMITNSSTVEGYVTQEDLAYAKRRGRSAPLQITGAAYIEEYGQLFEYGFSIDDDHSIEGLKELAQAMKKDGAKAIIQLTHAGRFSKISLKDFGVVYGPSKMHLKTPVEHTVLPMTKRKIRHVITQYADATRRAIKAGFDGVEISSAQRLLIQTFLSTVSNQRDDEYGAGNIENRSRFGIEVMEAVQKVIDEEAPADFILGFRGTPEETRGNEIGYSVEDFFYFMDRIMGVANIHYLATASWGKNIYKQTIRQGKFKGEIMNRIVYEHIACRTPVMATGGINSPEKALEALEFADMVGASTPFVTEPEFVTKLKEGREDEINLGFSPDEIADLAIPERAFKDIVELMDIGGSLSESSRHEFRKLYK, encoded by the coding sequence ATGAAAACAACGGAACAATACAGACCTTTATTTGAGACAATAACTCTACCAAATGGTATTGAATTAGATAATCGTTTTGTCCTGTCACCAATGATCACAAATTCTTCAACTGTGGAAGGTTATGTGACGCAAGAAGACTTAGCATATGCAAAGCGACGCGGTCGTTCAGCACCCTTACAAATTACAGGGGCCGCTTATATCGAAGAATACGGTCAATTGTTTGAATATGGTTTTAGTATCGATGATGACCATAGTATCGAAGGACTTAAAGAACTCGCTCAAGCGATGAAAAAAGATGGTGCGAAGGCAATTATTCAATTAACACATGCAGGTCGTTTTTCCAAAATATCGCTTAAGGATTTCGGTGTCGTTTATGGTCCAAGTAAAATGCACTTGAAAACTCCCGTTGAACATACGGTTTTACCGATGACCAAACGTAAAATCAGGCATGTAATTACTCAATATGCTGACGCAACCCGTCGTGCGATTAAAGCCGGTTTTGATGGCGTTGAAATTTCAAGTGCCCAGCGCTTATTAATTCAAACATTCTTATCCACTGTTTCAAATCAGCGTGATGATGAATATGGCGCGGGGAATATTGAAAATCGTTCACGTTTTGGTATCGAAGTGATGGAGGCTGTTCAGAAAGTTATTGATGAAGAAGCACCTGCTGACTTTATTCTCGGGTTTCGCGGCACACCAGAAGAAACACGCGGGAATGAAATTGGCTACAGTGTAGAGGATTTCTTTTATTTCATGGATCGAATTATGGGAGTGGCAAATATCCACTATTTAGCTACTGCAAGTTGGGGCAAGAACATTTATAAACAAACGATTCGCCAAGGTAAATTTAAAGGTGAAATCATGAATCGTATTGTGTACGAACATATCGCTTGTCGTACTCCGGTTATGGCCACTGGCGGTATCAACTCACCAGAAAAGGCACTTGAGGCCCTAGAGTTCGCCGATATGGTTGGTGCATCTACACCTTTCGTTACCGAACCTGAGTTTGTTACCAAATTAAAGGAAGGCCGGGAAGATGAGATTAACTTAGGTTTTTCTCCAGACGAAATAGCCGATTTAGCAATTCCGGAAAGAGCTTTTAAAGACATTGTTGAATTAATGGATATCGGCGGATCGCTTTCAGAATCCTCCCGTCATGAATTTCGTAAACTGTATAAATAA
- a CDS encoding LytR/AlgR family response regulator transcription factor produces MSIHVMVCEDEELAREELTYLLKDEPDVIACPSAVTGEQLIELYVEHEPEVVFLDVHMPGMHGVEAAKKITELAYLAPPLFIFTTAYEEYAVTAFEIEAVDYILKPYDAERFQTAMQRARNKLEQLRSKKEVAAYQQQTTPTPGKLLIDDDERMMVVAPESIYYAAPFKRMLEIHTENQVITSKMTLQELEHKLKGHSFFRTHRSYLVNLDHVQEITPWFNGTSNVTLKDKNQTTIPVSRAARKQLFNIFGN; encoded by the coding sequence ATGAGTATTCATGTCATGGTCTGTGAGGATGAGGAGCTGGCAAGGGAGGAACTGACGTATTTACTGAAAGACGAACCGGATGTGATTGCCTGTCCAAGTGCAGTGACAGGAGAGCAGTTAATCGAATTATACGTGGAGCATGAACCGGAGGTGGTATTTTTAGATGTTCATATGCCGGGGATGCATGGGGTGGAGGCAGCGAAAAAGATTACCGAGCTTGCTTACCTGGCCCCACCGCTGTTTATATTCACCACCGCTTACGAGGAATATGCGGTGACAGCCTTTGAAATCGAAGCGGTCGACTATATATTGAAGCCGTATGATGCGGAGCGCTTTCAAACAGCAATGCAGCGGGCACGCAATAAACTTGAGCAATTGAGATCCAAAAAAGAAGTAGCTGCTTACCAGCAACAGACGACACCGACACCGGGAAAACTGCTGATTGATGATGACGAGCGGATGATGGTGGTGGCACCGGAATCGATTTATTATGCTGCCCCTTTTAAACGAATGCTGGAAATACATACAGAGAATCAGGTGATTACAAGTAAAATGACCCTGCAGGAGTTGGAACACAAACTAAAAGGGCACTCCTTTTTCCGGACACACCGGAGCTATCTGGTGAATTTGGATCATGTGCAGGAAATTACTCCATGGTTTAATGGCACAAGCAATGTGACTTTGAAGGACAAAAACCAGACTACGATACCAGTAAGCCGCGCAGCGAGAAAGCAATTATTTAATATTTTCGGCAATTGA
- the thiM gene encoding hydroxyethylthiazole kinase, translating to MQYLMKTRKKSPLIYNIMSEVGSNFIANGLIAVGTSPSISNMPEEADEMARKADAVILNLGTLSKARAEAMMVAGRAANEAGVPVFLDPIAIGATDFRTTVIHEILSEIKIAAICANAGEIAVLGESLEKTTSPDSSLEENDPSIAEKVARKYETVVIATGQTDIVTDGKRTSLCKNGHVMLQNITTSGCLLTSVIGAFAGVAGEDIYEASIEAVTGYGIAAELAMKTATGPGSFIPTFLDQLYFLNEDTIAAHQHLEQ from the coding sequence ATGCAATACCTGATGAAAACAAGAAAAAAATCACCGCTGATCTATAATATTATGAGCGAAGTAGGTTCCAATTTTATAGCAAATGGATTGATAGCTGTGGGCACCTCTCCTTCGATTTCCAACATGCCAGAAGAAGCAGACGAAATGGCAAGGAAGGCGGATGCTGTTATATTAAATTTAGGAACTTTAAGCAAAGCCCGGGCAGAAGCAATGATGGTAGCAGGAAGAGCTGCAAATGAAGCGGGAGTACCGGTTTTTTTAGACCCCATAGCAATTGGTGCGACTGATTTTCGTACAACTGTGATTCATGAAATTCTGTCCGAGATTAAAATAGCTGCTATTTGTGCCAATGCCGGTGAAATTGCGGTTTTAGGCGAATCATTGGAAAAGACAACGAGTCCGGATAGTTCTCTTGAAGAAAATGATCCTTCCATTGCTGAAAAAGTGGCGCGAAAGTATGAAACGGTCGTTATTGCGACCGGCCAAACGGATATCGTCACAGATGGAAAAAGAACTTCCCTTTGTAAAAATGGACACGTCATGCTACAAAACATCACGACCAGTGGCTGCTTGCTCACCTCTGTTATCGGTGCATTTGCCGGTGTAGCTGGAGAAGATATTTACGAAGCAAGCATTGAAGCAGTAACGGGGTATGGAATTGCAGCGGAATTAGCCATGAAAACAGCGACAGGACCAGGTTCATTTATTCCGACTTTTTTGGATCAGTTATATTTTTTGAACGAGGACACCATTGCTGCTCATCAACACCTGGAACAATAA
- a CDS encoding lipoate--protein ligase — MYLIESKRNGEWIYDPGMVMALQDYVKDHIFLDDDVLFAYMMHPAVQIGKFQNAYEEVNQPYMDAHDIKIIRRESGGGAIYLDDRNMSFCFLFDGSTDIYGNYARLYEPVVKALENLGVDNVEYKGRNDLVLDGKKISGSAMTLQKGRVYAGYSLLLDPNYEAIVSVLNPNQKKIEAHGIQSVRSRIGSIRPYLAPEYQEMTVWEFTDYMICQLLEVNDVSEAKRYELTPEDWAGVDKIAAEKYHNWDWNYGRFHQFEYSLTERFPIGTISVGLGVEHAKIASIQITGDFFGSKEIKEVEEALVGVRLRKEDLLNALEPLDLANYFGKLTKEEFVSFILSEKA, encoded by the coding sequence ATGTATTTAATTGAATCGAAGCGTAATGGAGAATGGATTTATGATCCGGGAATGGTAATGGCCTTACAAGACTATGTGAAAGATCATATTTTCTTAGATGATGATGTTTTGTTCGCCTATATGATGCACCCAGCTGTTCAAATTGGAAAATTCCAGAATGCATACGAAGAAGTAAATCAGCCTTATATGGATGCGCATGATATTAAAATCATTCGCCGAGAATCAGGTGGTGGTGCGATTTACCTCGATGATCGTAATATGAGTTTTTGTTTCTTATTTGATGGCAGTACTGACATTTATGGGAACTATGCACGTTTATATGAACCGGTCGTCAAAGCACTGGAGAATTTAGGTGTAGATAATGTAGAATACAAAGGCCGTAATGATTTAGTTTTAGATGGTAAGAAAATTTCTGGTTCAGCGATGACTTTACAGAAAGGCCGCGTTTATGCTGGGTATTCGTTACTATTAGATCCTAATTATGAAGCAATTGTGTCCGTCTTGAATCCAAACCAAAAGAAAATTGAAGCACATGGGATTCAGTCCGTCCGTAGTCGAATAGGATCAATCCGTCCTTATTTAGCACCAGAATATCAGGAAATGACGGTCTGGGAATTTACGGATTACATGATTTGCCAATTACTTGAAGTTAATGACGTCAGTGAAGCGAAGCGATATGAATTAACGCCAGAGGATTGGGCGGGTGTCGATAAAATTGCCGCAGAGAAATACCATAATTGGGACTGGAACTATGGTCGCTTTCATCAGTTCGAATATAGTTTAACAGAACGCTTTCCAATTGGAACGATTAGTGTCGGCTTAGGCGTTGAGCATGCTAAAATTGCTTCCATCCAGATTACGGGTGACTTCTTCGGATCAAAAGAAATAAAAGAAGTGGAAGAAGCTTTAGTCGGGGTACGGTTAAGAAAAGAGGACTTATTAAATGCGTTAGAGCCGCTGGATCTGGCTAATTACTTTGGAAAGCTAACGAAAGAAGAATTCGTTAGCTTTATCTTAAGTGAAAAGGCGTAA
- a CDS encoding solute symporter family protein has product MSPTVIILFLAIVLLTLVITYFAAKQTQTAGDFYTAGGGLTGMQNGLAIAGDYLSAASFLGIAGAIALYGFDGFFYSIGFLIAYLVVMFLVAEPLRNLGKYTLADMINSRFDARKVRGAAAFSTVTISTFYMIAQLVGAGALIQLLFGIDYWLAVLIVGVMMTVYVLFGGMTATSWVQIVKAVLLMAGMVIMSFLVLLRFNFNIGQMFTDMKTATSHGAAYLEPGLQYTDSLGTISLMLALVLGTAGLPHILMRFFTVRDAKTARSSVITATWVIGAFYILTLFLGFGAAAFVGESAILQANPAGNMAAPLLAQAIGGDLLFAFISAVAFATILAVVAGLVLSGASALAHDFYGQIIKKGKASEKEQVVAARTASLIVSVLAIVLALFAQYLNVAFLVSLAFCIAASANLPVILYTVYWKRFNTSGAVTAMLSGLISALVLVSISPSVFSPVEGAALFTGEPIFPLDNPALVSVPIGFLGGYLGTILSKEKDLRRYAEVKVKANTGYKASGSSH; this is encoded by the coding sequence ATGAGCCCGACAGTTATTATTCTCTTTCTTGCTATTGTCCTTCTGACGCTAGTGATTACCTATTTTGCTGCGAAACAGACCCAGACAGCCGGTGATTTCTATACCGCAGGCGGCGGTCTGACCGGGATGCAAAACGGGCTAGCCATTGCGGGAGATTACTTATCGGCTGCTTCCTTTTTGGGGATTGCCGGGGCAATTGCGCTTTATGGTTTTGACGGCTTCTTTTACTCGATCGGATTCCTGATTGCCTACCTGGTCGTCATGTTTCTGGTTGCCGAGCCGTTAAGGAATCTGGGTAAATACACGCTTGCAGATATGATCAATTCTCGCTTTGATGCGAGAAAGGTGAGGGGAGCAGCTGCATTTAGCACGGTGACGATCAGCACGTTTTACATGATCGCCCAGCTCGTTGGCGCAGGTGCCTTGATTCAGCTTTTATTCGGGATTGATTATTGGCTGGCCGTTCTGATTGTTGGTGTCATGATGACAGTTTATGTACTGTTTGGTGGGATGACAGCGACAAGCTGGGTGCAGATTGTGAAAGCTGTGCTTCTAATGGCTGGTATGGTTATCATGTCGTTTCTCGTTCTGCTCAGGTTCAACTTTAATATTGGACAAATGTTTACTGATATGAAAACGGCCACCAGTCATGGTGCGGCTTATTTGGAGCCGGGGCTGCAGTATACCGACTCGCTGGGGACGATCTCCCTGATGCTGGCACTTGTGCTTGGTACTGCTGGATTACCGCATATTCTCATGCGCTTTTTCACGGTAAGGGATGCTAAAACAGCAAGAAGCTCGGTCATTACGGCAACATGGGTGATCGGAGCCTTTTATATATTGACCTTATTTTTAGGGTTTGGTGCAGCGGCGTTTGTCGGGGAAAGTGCGATTCTTCAGGCCAACCCGGCAGGAAATATGGCAGCACCGTTACTGGCACAAGCAATTGGCGGAGATCTCCTGTTTGCTTTCATATCAGCGGTCGCATTTGCCACGATTCTGGCTGTGGTCGCGGGCCTTGTGCTCTCAGGAGCCTCGGCATTGGCCCATGACTTTTATGGGCAAATAATCAAAAAAGGAAAAGCGTCGGAAAAAGAGCAGGTAGTTGCAGCTCGTACGGCTTCCCTGATCGTATCGGTGCTGGCCATTGTTCTCGCGCTGTTTGCCCAATATCTTAATGTGGCGTTCCTTGTTTCACTTGCCTTCTGTATTGCGGCAAGTGCCAATTTGCCGGTAATCCTGTACACGGTTTACTGGAAACGGTTCAACACGTCAGGTGCCGTTACCGCGATGCTAAGCGGATTGATTTCAGCGTTGGTACTGGTGTCTATCAGTCCGAGTGTGTTTTCACCAGTCGAGGGAGCGGCATTATTTACCGGGGAGCCTATCTTCCCGCTGGATAATCCTGCACTCGTTTCCGTTCCAATAGGCTTCTTGGGCGGTTATCTTGGGACGATTCTTTCTAAAGAAAAAGATCTGAGACGCTATGCGGAGGTGAAGGTGAAGGCGAATACGGGTTATAAAGCCAGTGGATCAAGTCATTAA
- the tenA gene encoding thiaminase II, translating to MRFSESLKTATKQSWAYSMNHPFVQGIIKGDLPLETFKNYIMQDIYYLKHYGKVHAFAAAHADDFSQAALLAGKAQNTAEAELTVHKEHARILNITDDDLSNFKPTPTAYAYTSHLYRTALSGSLAQIVASMLPCYWLYADIGLENRDAKPGVGIYDNWIQMYASNWFQESTCEMIDLLDDLVAKASEVEKEKIKAQFVMAKEYELAFWEMAYTFETWLSEEKQAANI from the coding sequence ATGCGATTTTCGGAATCCTTGAAAACTGCAACTAAACAAAGTTGGGCGTACAGCATGAATCATCCATTTGTCCAGGGTATTATCAAAGGCGATTTACCACTGGAAACATTTAAAAATTATATTATGCAGGATATCTATTACTTGAAGCATTATGGAAAAGTCCATGCATTTGCCGCCGCACATGCGGATGATTTTAGTCAGGCTGCATTATTAGCTGGAAAAGCACAAAATACCGCTGAAGCAGAGCTTACCGTTCATAAGGAACACGCCCGAATTCTAAATATTACCGATGACGATTTAAGTAATTTTAAGCCAACACCAACAGCCTATGCGTATACATCCCATCTGTATCGAACTGCATTGTCCGGCAGCCTGGCGCAAATCGTTGCGTCGATGCTTCCATGCTACTGGCTATATGCCGATATTGGCTTGGAAAATCGGGATGCTAAACCTGGAGTAGGAATTTACGACAATTGGATTCAGATGTATGCAAGTAATTGGTTCCAAGAATCTACCTGTGAGATGATTGACTTGCTGGATGATCTGGTAGCTAAAGCGAGCGAGGTGGAAAAAGAAAAAATTAAAGCTCAGTTTGTGATGGCCAAAGAATATGAACTCGCCTTCTGGGAAATGGCCTATACGTTTGAAACGTGGCTTTCGGAAGAGAAACAAGCAGCAAATATTTAG
- a CDS encoding protein-ADP-ribose hydrolase has product MDQEERLDYLIDYLWNENIDVKGKVVKYKRDTAQEKLALFRGLCNVRPPEPVTEQFMAVQDAFLTQWNTERPLTSLNDLEDAQPQIYLWQGDITSLAVDVIVNAANSDFLGCTQANHDCIDNFIHTRAGVQLRLDCDKLIKAQGRREPMGKAKITKAYNLPADNVIHTVGPYIDDRGVSSLKEKLLVSSYRSCLALADAHQQGTIAFCCISTGEFNFPNERAAEIAIQTARAYLRDTGSTLNVIFNVFKDEDLQIYQSLLGIKE; this is encoded by the coding sequence ATGGACCAAGAGGAGAGATTAGACTATCTAATTGACTATTTATGGAACGAGAACATAGATGTGAAGGGCAAAGTGGTGAAGTACAAAAGGGATACTGCACAGGAAAAATTAGCATTATTTCGGGGGCTGTGTAATGTCCGACCCCCTGAACCAGTAACAGAACAATTTATGGCGGTTCAAGATGCCTTCTTAACACAGTGGAATACCGAACGGCCATTAACCTCATTGAATGATTTGGAAGACGCACAACCGCAAATTTATTTATGGCAAGGCGACATTACTAGCCTAGCGGTAGACGTAATTGTTAATGCAGCCAATAGTGATTTTCTGGGTTGTACGCAAGCTAATCATGACTGTATTGACAATTTTATACATACACGTGCTGGTGTACAATTGCGATTAGATTGCGACAAGCTAATAAAAGCACAAGGCCGCAGAGAACCGATGGGTAAAGCAAAAATAACCAAGGCTTACAATTTACCAGCTGACAATGTCATTCATACAGTCGGTCCTTATATCGACGATCGTGGTGTCTCATCCTTAAAGGAAAAATTATTAGTTTCGTCCTATCGTTCTTGTTTGGCTTTGGCAGATGCGCACCAACAAGGGACGATAGCTTTTTGCTGTATTTCAACAGGTGAATTTAATTTCCCTAACGAGCGTGCGGCTGAGATTGCGATTCAGACTGCGCGAGCATATTTACGTGATACCGGGTCAACGCTTAACGTTATCTTTAATGTGTTTAAAGATGAGGACCTACAAATTTATCAGTCATTATTAGGGATAAAAGAATAG
- a CDS encoding DUF485 domain-containing protein, whose amino-acid sequence MALEKEYQQQKEKEVDYVKVANSPSFKKFMKDKKKFIVPWTIFFLIFYFLLPILTTYTTFLNTPAIGDISWVWLFAFAQFVMTWVLCMVYVKKANTFDKQADKIIEKIQKGGNDK is encoded by the coding sequence ATGGCTTTAGAAAAAGAATATCAGCAGCAGAAAGAGAAAGAAGTTGATTACGTAAAGGTTGCTAATAGCCCATCGTTTAAAAAATTTATGAAAGACAAGAAAAAATTTATTGTTCCATGGACGATTTTTTTCCTGATCTTTTACTTCTTGCTGCCGATTTTGACAACGTATACGACCTTTCTGAACACACCGGCGATCGGAGATATTTCCTGGGTGTGGCTGTTTGCCTTTGCCCAGTTTGTGATGACATGGGTGTTGTGTATGGTTTATGTGAAGAAGGCGAATACGTTTGACAAACAGGCGGATAAAATCATCGAAAAAATACAGAAAGGAGGTAATGATAAATGA